In a genomic window of Quercus lobata isolate SW786 chromosome 4, ValleyOak3.0 Primary Assembly, whole genome shotgun sequence:
- the LOC115987734 gene encoding F-box protein CPR1-like: protein MSQTREAPILRRRKNDLPHDIVLKILTRLPAKSVIRFRCVCKPWDSSITTPYFISTHLNNFAHDNDNDNGDGYIIHMPWHTNSSNRAVCTVAFDRTFDRISEIEVPFNFPFKSIRIVGSCNGLLCIACTWGRNISDYVILLWNPSIRKFKRSPDSCFGKLGIVTLGFAYHSENNAYKVLRISSYPEEGPPIPDEIEVYTLSSDSWRRVGMSLRANVMELNHCSLLPLPLVSGALHWISCVVEGEEERKSEVIMSFDVNSEEFRMLRIPDGAMSTVGFQTRLASFKGKLAFLTCGQSEQPGVDQYSIWVMREYGVLESWNKLFVVPLERLAFCIAFTMCGSLLTHYPETINQEQKFVLVDTETLHEKDLDIQQPSSVATFMESLALLDGANMVSY, encoded by the coding sequence ATGTCACAAACGAGAGAAGCACCGATCCTCCGACGAAGGAAGAATGATCTCCCACACGACATCGTACTCAAAATCCTGACAAGGCTCCCTGCCAAATCAGTCATAAGATTCAGGTGCGTTTGCAAACCCTGGGACTCCTCAATCACCACCCCCTATTTCATCTCTACTCACCTTAATAACTTCGCTcatgataatgataatgataatggtgaTGGTTATATCATACACATGCCATGGCATACAAATTCTTCTAACAGAGCAGTCTGTACGGTCGCTTTCGACCGCACCTTTGATAGGATTTCTGAGATCGAAGTTCcctttaattttccttttaagtcTATCCGAATAGTCGGTTCTTGCAATGGGTTATTGTGTATTGCTTGTACTTGGGGTCGCAACATTTCCgattatgttatattattgtGGAACCCCAGCATTAGAAAATTCAAGAGGTCGCCTGATTCTTGCTTCGGAAAGTTGGGTATTGTTACACTCGGATTTGCGTATCATTCGGAGAACAATGCCTATAAGGTTTTGAGGATTTCGAGTTATCCTGAAGAGGGACCACCTATTCCTGATGAGATTGAGGTGTACACATTAAGTTCGGATTCATGGAGAAGGGTTGGGATGTCATTGAGAGCCAATGTTATGGAACTTAATCATTGTTCTCTGTTGCCATTGCCATTGGTTAGTGGAGCTTTGCACTGGATCTCATGTGTCgtagaaggagaagaagagcGCAAGAGTGAAGTGATTATGTCATTTGATGTCAATAGTGAGGAATTTAGAATGTTAAGAATACCTGATGGTGCTATGTCAACAGTGGGATTTCAGACACGTCTTGCATCATTCAAGGGGAAACTGGCTTTCCTTACATGTGGACAAAGTGAACAACCTGGTGTCGACCAATACTCCATCTGGGTGATGAGGGAGTATGGCGTGCTTGAGTCTTGGAATAAACTTTTTGTTGTACCACTTGAGAGATTAGCTTTCTGCATTGCCTTCACTATGTGTGGTTCACTTTTGACTCACTACCCCGAGACCATCAATCAAGAACAGAAGTTTGTTTTAGTTGACACCGAAACTCTACATGAGAAGGATCTTGATATCCAACAACCTTCAAGTGTAGCTACCTTCATGGAGAGCCTTGCTTTACTTGATGGAGCGAACATGGTGTCTTACTAA
- the LOC115985137 gene encoding F-box/kelch-repeat protein At3g06240-like, producing the protein MSFDANGEKFREIAVPEEIIRSSHWITLPLAVVDDLQVEHLELHAKIVGSYNGLLCLADIESTTTSGNVIYLWNPSIRKFKRLPKPCLGQLDSVTLGFAYHSENNDYKVVRISISHSVPPSEIEVYTLSSDSWRRIEMPLRSNIKFYDNNYFLPIPLVSGALHWMAGFIEEEEKHCSEMIMCFDVNCEKFRNLEMPNGSMSVPSFQICLASFKEKLAVITYGESEQSYQYTIWVMREYGVHESWHKLFVLPFGRRVAIFIGFTENGSLLICRRNDQLENKKYKFVLVTLKLYSRRILIFNMLHV; encoded by the exons ATGTCATTTGATGCCAATGGAGAGAAATTCAGAGAGATAGCAGTCCCTGAAGAAATTATTCGGTCATCCCATTGGATCACACTACCTCTTGCTGTTGTAGATGACTTGCAAGTAGAACATCTTGAATT GCATGCCAAAATAGTCGGTTCCTACAATGGCTTATTGTGTCTTGCTGATATTGAAAGTACTACCACTTCTGGTAATGTCATATATTTGTGGAATCCCAGCATTAGAAAATTCAAGAGGTTGCCCAAACCTTGCTTAGGACAATTAGATTCTGTTACACTTGGATTTGCATATCATTCCGAGAATAATGACTACAAGGTTGTGAGGATTTCAATTTCTCATTCTGTGCCTCCATCTGAAATTGAGGTGTACACATTAAGTTCAGATTCATGGAGAAGGATTGAAATGCCGTTGAGAAGCAATATTAAATTCtatgataataattattttttgccaatcCCATTGGTTAGTGGAGCTTTGCACTGGATGGCAGGTttcatagaagaagaagaaaagcacTGTAGTGAAATGATTATGTGCTTTGATGTCAATTGTGAGAAATTCAGGAATCTGGAAATGCCTAATGGTTCTATGAGCGTACCCTCCTTTCAAATATGTCTTGCATCATTCAAGGAGAAACTAGCTGTCATTACATATGGGGAGAGTGAACAATCCTACCAGTACACCATATGGGTTATGAGGGAGTATGGTGTGCATGAGTCTTGGCATAAACTTTTTGTTCTACCATTTGGAAGAAGAGTAGCTATTTTCATTGGCTTCACTGAGAATGGTTCTCTTCTGATTTGCAGAAGAAATGATCAATTGGAGAACAAGAAGTATAAGTTTGTGTTAGTGACACTGAAACTCTACTCGAGAAGGATTCTGATATTCAACATGCTTCATGTGTAG
- the LOC115987735 gene encoding F-box/kelch-repeat protein At3g06240-like, producing MSQTTEPPILRRRKNDLPDDIVLNILTWLPAKSLIRFRCVCKPWNSSFTTPNFISTHLNNFAHAHDNDNGDGYIIHMPRHTRAMNSSNRPICTVALDRTFDRIFDIEVPFDLPSGLSKIVGSCNGLLCLATSTNVIYLWNPSVRKFKRLPDSGLRITGFVKLGFAYHSENNDYKVLKILSYPWIGLNLTQVYSLSSDSWRRVGMSLRANVKASDDSFLSLAPLVSGALHWMSRVVEGEEERKVEVIMSFDVNSEEFRMLRMPDGAMSIVRFQTRLASFKGKLAFLTFGQSEQRGAYQYSIWVMREYGVLESWNKLFVVPLERFSVCIAFTMCGSLLTHCHETNNQEEKFVLVDTKTLHEKDFDIQQPLSVATFMESLTLLDGANMVSY from the coding sequence ATGTCACAAACGACGGAACCACCGATCCTCCGACGAAGGAAGAATGATCTCCCAGATGACATCGTACTCAACATCCTGACATGGCTGCCTGCCAAATCACTCATAAGATTCAGGTGCGTTTGCAAACCCTGGAACTCCTCATTCACCACCCCCAATTTCATCTCAACTCACCTTAATAACTTCGCTCATGCTCatgataatgataatggtgaTGGTTATATCATACACATGCCGCGTCATACACGCGCCATGAATTCTTCTAACAGACCCATCTGTACGGTCGCTTTGGACCGCACCTTTGATAGGATTTTCGACATTGAAGTTCCCTTTGATTTACCTTCTGGGTTGTCCAAAATAGTCGGTTCCTGCAATGGGTTGTTGTGTCTCGCTACTTCGACTAATGTTATATATTTGTGGAACCCCAGTGTAAGAAAATTCAAGAGGTTGCCTGATTCTGGCTTAAGAATTACGGGTTTTGTTAAACTCGGATTTGCTTATCATTCGGAGAACAATGACTACAaggttttgaagattttgagttatCCTTGGATAGGATTGAATTTGACTCAGGTGTACTCATTAAGTTCGGATTCATGGAGAAGGGTTGGGATGTCATTGAGAGCCAATGTTAAGGCATCGGATGATAGTTTTCTTTCGCTAGCTCCATTGGTTAGTGGAGCTTTGCACTGGATGTCACGTGTCGTAGAAGGAGAAGAGGAGCGTAAGGTTGAAGTGATTATGTCATTTGATGTCAATAGTGAGGAATTTAGAATGTTAAGAATGCCTGATGGTGCTATGTCAATAGTGAGATTTCAGACACGTCTTGCATCATTCAAGGGGAAACTGGCTTTCCTTACATTTGGACAAAGTGAACAACGTGGTGCCTACCAATACTCCATCTGGGTGATGAGGGAGTATGGCGTGCTTGAGTCTTGGAATAAACTTTTTGTTGTACCACTTGAGAGATTCTCTGTTTGCATTGCCTTCACTATGTGTGGTTCACTTTTGACTCACTGCCATGAGACCAACAATCAAGAAGAGAAGTTTGTTTTAGTTGACACCAAAACTCTACATGAGAAGGATTTTGATATCCAGCAACCTTTAAGTGTAGCTACCTTCATGGAGAGCCTTACTTTACTTGATGGAGCGAACATGGTGTCTTACTAA